The Rhodococcus sp. ABRD24 genome contains the following window.
ATTGTCCTGACGCTGCGCCGCCGACAGCCCCACCGAATCTCGCACCCCGCGGCCCATCGACAACGCCGGGCACACTCGGCTACCGCGTCCCGTGGCCGTCGCGACGACACTGGCGATGCGAAGCACCGGGTCGCCGCCACGCGCCCGGGCCGCACGAGCCCGGGTCGGTGCCGGCACCAACCACAACGGGGCCAGCTCGGGCGGATCGAGTTCGCCCCATCGGCGCAACGTGTTCACCGCACCCGCGAGGGCCATTCCCATCGGCACCGCCAGATCCCGGCGGCCACGTTCCTTGGCCGCAATCACCGCGCCCCGCCGCGGCCCCGCATACGGCCCCAGCGCCCACACCGGGACGCCGGGATCGACACGCGGGCGGACGGCCACCGGATCGTCCGCCAGGGTTCTACGGCACCGCTCGCACCATCCGGAACCGGAGTCGCCGCAGCCCCCACACTCGAGCGGCAGAATCAGGTCCAGGAGGGCGCGCACCCGCCGATTGTGCCGCTGCGCACCGACAAGCTCGGCCAGACCGAGATTCAGCCCGGCAGGACCGGAACAGCCCCCACCCCGGTCAGTCCGGGGACCTCACGCCAGTACCGGTCCCCCGCCGGATCGTTGTTGTTGAGCTGGAACACCGCGCGCGAGTCCGCGACGTACTCGGTCGTCGACGACGCCTCGACCGTCAGCACCGGAGACGTGAGGTTCCGGCTCGGCAGCGGATCCATCCGCGAACCGTCCACGGCCAGCTGCACCACGGGAATCTCCGCGCCCGATCGGACCACGACCACCGTGTCGCCCGTACTCCAGTCGAGCGCCAGCGCCGCGCCGCCGAGTCCGTGGGCGATCGCCCGGGGGTTGGTGAGCGTGTACTCGCCGTCCCGCAATCGGATCACGGTGGCCACATAGACCTTTCCGTCCACGATCATTGCCGCGCGCACACCGTCCCGCGACAGGCGCAGTTCCGTGATAGG
Protein-coding sequences here:
- a CDS encoding ComF family protein, coding for MRALLDLILPLECGGCGDSGSGWCERCRRTLADDPVAVRPRVDPGVPVWALGPYAGPRRGAVIAAKERGRRDLAVPMGMALAGAVNTLRRWGELDPPELAPLWLVPAPTRARAARARGGDPVLRIASVVATATGRGSRVCPALSMGRGVRDSVGLSAAQRQDNLAGRVRVSDKVPDDFLRTRRSCPEVVLVDDVLTTGATAAESVRVLATAGVQVGAVLVLAYA